The Chryseobacterium nakagawai genome has a segment encoding these proteins:
- a CDS encoding GLPGLI family protein: protein MQLKTFIAILLFSFAQNFYSQDMRIDYNLVYKQDSLSSETISKKMVLLVQNGESRFCTEKQYQVDSLRSTGFHGFAVGDYVFDAVRDKQNRSSIYYYLSADVYKLTEPIQLDWKIEKEVAKKYGYNCQKATLSYKGRIWEAWFTQDIPLQEGPYIFKGLPGLIVEMEDKSHSYKFSFSGLKKDFQKMNFESLGFKLVNVSRNDLKKVKLDYYNDPFREMTSGNVKAKFRDEKGNEIEPNFREMTKNVRTSLKKNNNPIELSEAIKYP, encoded by the coding sequence ATGCAATTGAAAACGTTCATCGCAATTCTACTTTTCTCATTCGCTCAAAATTTTTATTCTCAGGATATGAGAATAGACTATAATCTTGTTTATAAACAAGACTCATTAAGTTCTGAAACAATATCAAAAAAAATGGTACTCCTTGTCCAGAATGGAGAATCCAGATTTTGTACAGAAAAACAATATCAGGTAGATTCTCTGAGAAGTACTGGATTTCATGGCTTTGCTGTGGGAGACTATGTTTTTGATGCAGTAAGAGATAAGCAGAACAGAAGCTCAATATATTACTATTTGTCAGCGGATGTATATAAACTGACAGAACCTATACAGTTGGACTGGAAAATAGAGAAAGAGGTTGCCAAAAAATATGGTTATAACTGCCAGAAAGCAACATTAAGCTATAAAGGAAGAATTTGGGAAGCTTGGTTTACACAAGATATTCCATTGCAGGAAGGTCCTTATATTTTCAAAGGATTACCGGGGCTGATTGTGGAGATGGAAGATAAAAGTCATTCCTATAAATTCTCCTTTTCAGGGTTGAAAAAAGACTTTCAAAAAATGAACTTTGAGAGTTTGGGCTTTAAGCTGGTAAATGTTTCAAGAAATGATCTTAAAAAGGTAAAGCTGGACTATTATAATGATCCGTTTCGCGAGATGACTTCCGGAAATGTGAAAGCAAAATTTAGGGATGAAAAGGGAAATGAGATAGAACCCAATTTTAGGGAAATGACAAAGAATGTGCGAACTTCCCTGAAAAAAAACAATAATCCTATAGAATTATCAGAAGCGATTAAATATCCATAG
- the ruvA gene encoding Holliday junction branch migration protein RuvA — translation MIFSLQGTVQELTPTYAVINVQGVGYYVGISLMTSQTLTLNQQTVLFIQQIIREDAHLLFGFNTRSEKEMFNLLISVNGVGAVSALILLSTLSLDEIAAGILSGNSALIQKAKGIGAKTAERIIVDLKDKVQKFSGPAENISSMVNNKIKEEALSALEVLGIPKRTSEKMADRILKQNPDLSVEELVKQILKNI, via the coding sequence ATGATATTTTCTTTACAAGGTACTGTTCAAGAACTTACACCTACCTATGCAGTAATCAACGTACAAGGCGTTGGCTACTATGTGGGGATCAGCTTAATGACCTCACAGACACTTACTTTAAATCAGCAAACTGTTTTGTTTATCCAACAGATCATCCGTGAAGATGCTCATCTTCTGTTTGGCTTTAACACTCGTTCGGAAAAAGAAATGTTCAATCTGTTAATAAGCGTTAATGGAGTAGGAGCAGTTTCTGCACTTATTCTGTTATCCACATTAAGCCTTGATGAAATTGCTGCGGGAATCCTTTCAGGAAACAGTGCACTCATTCAGAAAGCCAAAGGAATAGGAGCCAAAACAGCAGAAAGAATTATTGTTGATCTTAAAGATAAAGTACAGAAATTCAGTGGTCCAGCGGAGAATATTTCGTCGATGGTGAATAATAAAATCAAGGAAGAAGCGTTATCTGCATTAGAAGTTTTAGGAATTCCTAAGAGAACCAGCGAGAAGATGGCAGATAGGATATTAAAGCAGAATCCTGACCTTTCAGTTGAAGAATTGGTTAAACAAATTTTAAAAAACATTTAA